The following proteins are co-located in the Gloeocapsa sp. PCC 7428 genome:
- a CDS encoding PD-(D/E)XK nuclease family protein, with translation MLNSGRPFASYHLWSLFAPATGQERWHCQMKRGFIKARQKEPLIKSLLAKVSPPQRIGLLAQKGVYEFHHHRQWLTQPDGVEQVAQLLKLSKSSIEIQQRVIQILKNYYHRPVLLGKHIIQLTSGDEGFPQPIVIHQKNYQFRLYATMDCVFIEADKILHILDFKTGRSAFDERQALVYLLAARYLYPDYQAVASFYNLERCKNSELISVTSKQLDAVEDQLAQVALKHQQDMYHYQQNPHNFSKIFPPNPGNHCRYCPFSSICEFSDAKHSKS, from the coding sequence ATGCTAAACTCTGGGCGACCCTTTGCCAGCTACCACCTTTGGTCTTTATTTGCCCCAGCGACAGGGCAAGAAAGATGGCATTGTCAAATGAAGCGGGGTTTCATCAAAGCGCGGCAAAAAGAACCGTTAATCAAATCACTCCTAGCTAAAGTTAGTCCACCACAACGAATTGGGTTACTTGCCCAAAAGGGCGTTTACGAATTTCATCATCATCGTCAATGGTTAACTCAGCCTGATGGTGTCGAACAAGTTGCCCAACTGCTAAAACTGAGTAAATCAAGTATTGAGATTCAGCAACGCGTTATTCAAATTCTCAAAAACTACTATCATCGTCCAGTTTTACTTGGAAAACATATTATTCAACTCACCAGCGGTGATGAAGGATTTCCGCAGCCAATTGTGATTCATCAAAAAAATTATCAATTTCGGCTGTATGCCACGATGGATTGTGTGTTTATCGAAGCTGATAAAATTTTGCACATTCTCGATTTTAAAACGGGTAGATCGGCTTTTGACGAGCGTCAGGCGCTTGTGTACTTACTCGCAGCGCGCTATCTGTATCCTGATTATCAAGCTGTTGCTTCATTCTACAACTTAGAACGGTGTAAAAACTCTGAGCTAATCAGCGTGACTTCTAAACAACTCGACGCTGTAGAAGATCAACTAGCACAAGTGGCGCTCAAGCATCAGCAAGATATGTACCATTATCAGCAAAATCCTCACAATTTCAGTAAAATTTTTCCGCCTAACCCTGGCAATCACTGCCGTTATTGTCCATTTAGTAGTATTTGTGAATTTTCCGACGCCAAGCACTCTAAATCTTAA
- a CDS encoding phosphoglucomutase/phosphomannomutase family protein, with amino-acid sequence MSASNNSSKIKFGTDGWRGIIADDFTFPNVRKVTRAIARYLETAYNKNQPVLIAYDTRFLADQFAHTAAEVLAAEGWSVKITDRDCPTPVIAYNARHLNSAGALMFTASHNPAPYCGIKYIPDYAGPATPEITDTIVANISGADDAPVSGNWKDKISTFDPKPEYLKFLYTLIDVEKIRNAKLKVKYDALYSTSRGYLDTVLEHCGCELETFHAQRDVLFGGGMPEPKGEQLIELVEAVKKDKADLGLATDGDSDRFGIVDEQGNVLTPNTVLLLLARHLVKNRGKSGAIVRTVATTHLLDNLAASYGLEIYETPVGFKYIGEKMRETTVLIGGEESGGLSVIGHIPEKDGILADMLVAEAIAYEGKPLSQLVEEAISEANGPLSNKRLDLHLNDAHKAAVIDSFTNNPPANVAGIKVKEVGRKDGVKLYLEEGSWILLRPSGTEPLMRVYIEATSADKLNQIATQMEQTINHLEPVTV; translated from the coding sequence ATGAGCGCTAGTAACAATTCCAGCAAGATCAAGTTTGGCACCGATGGATGGAGAGGTATTATTGCTGATGACTTTACCTTCCCCAACGTACGGAAAGTAACGCGGGCGATCGCCAGATACCTGGAAACCGCCTACAACAAAAACCAACCGGTTCTTATTGCCTACGATACTCGCTTTCTCGCTGACCAGTTTGCGCACACTGCTGCTGAGGTTTTAGCAGCAGAGGGTTGGAGTGTGAAAATTACGGATCGGGATTGTCCCACCCCAGTAATTGCTTACAACGCCCGTCACTTAAATAGTGCTGGTGCATTGATGTTCACTGCCAGTCATAATCCGGCACCCTATTGTGGGATTAAGTATATTCCTGATTACGCTGGTCCTGCCACTCCTGAGATTACTGATACTATTGTGGCAAATATCTCCGGTGCAGACGATGCACCTGTCAGTGGCAATTGGAAAGATAAAATTTCAACTTTCGATCCCAAACCCGAATATCTTAAGTTTCTTTACACGCTCATCGATGTTGAGAAGATTCGTAACGCTAAGTTAAAAGTCAAATACGATGCGCTGTATTCGACATCGCGCGGTTATTTAGACACCGTGTTAGAACACTGCGGTTGTGAGTTAGAAACTTTTCATGCACAGCGTGATGTACTTTTCGGCGGCGGAATGCCTGAACCGAAAGGCGAACAATTGATTGAATTAGTCGAAGCCGTGAAAAAAGACAAAGCCGATTTAGGTTTAGCAACCGATGGTGACAGCGATCGCTTTGGAATTGTAGACGAACAAGGAAACGTTCTCACCCCAAACACTGTTTTACTCTTACTTGCGCGTCATTTAGTCAAAAATCGCGGTAAATCAGGCGCGATCGTGCGTACTGTTGCGACAACGCATTTACTTGATAACTTAGCCGCAAGTTACGGCTTAGAAATTTATGAAACTCCCGTAGGCTTCAAATACATCGGGGAAAAAATGCGCGAAACTACCGTGTTGATTGGTGGCGAAGAATCAGGCGGTTTAAGCGTAATTGGACATATTCCCGAAAAAGACGGAATTTTAGCCGATATGTTAGTTGCAGAAGCGATCGCCTACGAAGGAAAACCTTTAAGTCAGTTAGTCGAAGAAGCAATTAGTGAGGCTAATGGACCATTATCAAACAAGCGCTTAGATTTACATCTCAACGACGCGCACAAAGCTGCTGTCATCGATTCGTTTACGAACAACCCACCCGCAAACGTTGCTGGAATTAAAGTTAAAGAAGTTGGTCGCAAAGATGGCGTTAAGCTTTACCTCGAAGAGGGTAGCTGGATACTATTGCGTCCATCGGGTACTGAACCACTGATGCGCGTTTACATCGAAGCAACTTCAGCAGATAAACTCAATCAAATCGCAACTCAAATGGAACAAACAATTAATCACCTCGAACCTGTAACAGTCTAG
- a CDS encoding LapA family protein encodes MRTLANLLTIVILAGWVVAIAIISVQNATPVSLRFVTFQSIQLPVGLVLAFSAALGMLAMALTQPIWIAGSRRNSLESDNEFFVDE; translated from the coding sequence ATGAGAACTCTTGCTAATCTGCTCACGATTGTAATTCTCGCAGGCTGGGTAGTGGCGATCGCAATTATTTCCGTACAAAACGCCACCCCAGTTTCTTTGCGATTTGTGACATTTCAATCAATTCAACTTCCGGTAGGGTTGGTACTAGCGTTTAGTGCCGCTTTGGGTATGCTGGCTATGGCATTGACTCAACCAATCTGGATCGCTGGTTCGAGAAGAAATAGTCTTGAATCAGATAATGAGTTTTTCGTCGATGAGTGA
- a CDS encoding phosphate-starvation-inducible PsiE family protein: MQQPLKSPLNWYEALNRNLLLRSLETIQDLIVVSLCIGLFCVMMIQLRGIFYLMLPPLNFHEVTADILFLLIMVELFRLLIIYLQEQRVSIGVAVEVSIVSVLREVIVRGVLEVPWNQMLAACAFLLVLAALLIVRVWIPPTFEGIDPEQRYVKHYQGENKSSG; this comes from the coding sequence ATGCAGCAGCCGTTGAAGTCCCCGTTAAATTGGTACGAAGCGTTGAATCGTAATCTGCTTTTGCGTAGCTTAGAAACAATTCAAGACTTGATTGTCGTTTCGCTATGCATTGGTTTATTCTGCGTGATGATGATTCAGCTTAGGGGCATATTTTATTTAATGTTGCCACCGCTCAACTTCCACGAAGTCACCGCAGATATTTTGTTTTTGCTGATTATGGTGGAGTTGTTTCGCCTCTTGATTATTTATTTGCAAGAACAGCGTGTATCGATTGGCGTTGCTGTAGAAGTATCGATTGTCTCAGTACTGCGTGAAGTGATTGTGCGGGGAGTTTTGGAAGTTCCTTGGAATCAAATGCTTGCAGCGTGTGCTTTTTTACTTGTTTTAGCTGCGTTGTTAATCGTACGAGTTTGGATTCCACCAACTTTTGAAGGTATTGACCCTGAACAGCGATACGTCAAACACTATCAAGGGGAGAATAAATCTAGTGGTTAG
- a CDS encoding PemI-like suppressor translates to MKSRIKRWRKSLAWQIPKHIVEELSSESNDEVNCRVENGKIVIKPVSKQKDYTLDELLAQIIEQSEEVSWGKLEENEVW, encoded by the coding sequence ATGAAGTCACGCATTAAACGATGGAGAAAGTCGCTGGCTTGGCAGATTCCTAAGCACATCGTAGAGGAATTGTCGTCAGAGTCAAACGATGAAGTTAATTGTCGTGTTGAAAATGGCAAGATTGTTATCAAGCCAGTCTCGAAGCAAAAAGACTATACGCTAGACGAATTGCTAGCTCAAATTATCGAACAGAGTGAGGAAGTTAGTTGGGGTAAACTAGAAGAAAATGAGGTGTGGTAG
- the polA gene encoding DNA polymerase I, protein MASSSTRPTFILVDGHSLAFRSYFAFAKGRDGGLRTTTGIPTSVCFGFLKALLEVMAAEKPEAMAIAFDLGLPTFRHEADDTYKADRPGTPEDFVPDLKNLHELLDGLNLPIITAPGYEADDVLGTLAQKASTAGYRVKILTGDRDLFQLVDPQKDISVLYLSSEALKRSSTGINEFRTEQVKEKMGVLPSQIVDFKALCGDKSDNIPGVKGIGEKTAIQLLNQYTSLEQIYASLGEIKGATQKKLEAGKQDAEKSRYLATIVVDVPLDIDLEAAKLTGFDTTTLKPILEKLEFKSFLGKVNELQQQFGGTIPEDESEDTPDSNFIAVPTFESDDLWFFSAEDTEASQEQEQPLAKIAPQIIDTPAKLTKLVKQLQKHTNTKTPVAWDTETTDLEPRDAQLVGIGCCWGSELDAIAYIPLGHTAGDNLDTATVLSALRPILESAEYPKALQNAKFDRLVLRCQGIHLRGVVFDPMLASYVLDPDTSHNLSDLAQRYLGLTSKSYAELVPKGKNIADLDIPTVADYCGMDVYATYGLVTKLRAELDKIPVLHKLLLEVEQPLEPVLAEMEYTGIHINTAYLQDFSKQLEKDLAAIEEQIYAVAEEKFNLGSPKKLGELLFDKLNLDRRKSRKIQTGYSTDAATLEKLRDDHPIVEAILEYRTLSKLKSTYVDALPALVRPDTQRVHTSFNQTATSTGRLSSSNPNLQNIPIRTAFSRQIRKAFIPESGWILVAADYSQIELRILAHLSQEPILVKAYQNNEDIHTVTARLLFEKDAVTSEERRLAKTINFGVIYGMGAQRFARETKMKAADGKVFIERFNQQYPLVFEYLRRMEQEAIAYGYVQTILGRRRYFNFTSDRLRKLRNLKPEDINLDEIRGLTANDAGLLRAAANAPIQGSSADIIKIAMAQLHELLQNYQARLLLQVHDELVFEVPQDEWEELQPKIRSTMESAVSLSVPLLVEVRAGENWMEVK, encoded by the coding sequence GTGGCTTCATCTTCTACACGCCCAACATTTATCCTTGTAGATGGGCATTCGCTAGCTTTTCGTTCTTATTTTGCATTTGCTAAAGGGCGTGATGGTGGTTTGCGCACAACAACGGGAATTCCGACAAGCGTGTGTTTTGGCTTTCTCAAGGCGTTACTAGAAGTCATGGCGGCGGAAAAGCCGGAAGCAATGGCGATCGCATTCGATCTCGGATTACCAACTTTTCGTCACGAAGCCGACGATACATATAAAGCAGATCGCCCAGGGACGCCAGAAGACTTTGTTCCCGATCTCAAGAATCTCCACGAATTACTCGATGGCTTGAACTTACCCATTATCACTGCACCAGGCTACGAAGCCGATGATGTGCTAGGAACACTCGCGCAAAAAGCAAGCACAGCGGGGTATCGAGTGAAGATTTTGACAGGCGATCGCGATTTATTTCAACTTGTCGATCCGCAAAAAGATATTAGCGTTCTCTATCTTAGTTCCGAAGCATTGAAGCGTTCTTCTACAGGAATTAATGAGTTTAGAACCGAACAAGTTAAAGAAAAGATGGGAGTATTACCATCACAAATTGTCGATTTTAAAGCACTTTGTGGCGATAAATCTGATAACATTCCTGGCGTTAAGGGTATTGGTGAAAAAACTGCAATTCAGCTACTCAATCAATACACATCGCTCGAGCAAATTTATGCTTCTTTGGGCGAAATCAAAGGCGCAACGCAAAAGAAACTAGAAGCAGGGAAACAAGACGCAGAAAAATCTCGCTACTTAGCAACAATTGTTGTTGATGTACCGCTAGATATTGATTTAGAAGCAGCAAAGTTAACAGGTTTTGATACAACAACTCTTAAACCTATCTTAGAAAAATTAGAATTTAAATCTTTTCTAGGTAAAGTTAACGAACTCCAGCAACAGTTTGGTGGGACAATTCCAGAAGACGAATCAGAAGATACACCCGACTCAAACTTCATTGCAGTACCAACATTTGAGAGTGACGATTTGTGGTTTTTTAGCGCGGAAGATACTGAAGCAAGTCAAGAACAAGAACAACCGCTTGCCAAAATCGCTCCGCAAATCATTGATACGCCTGCAAAATTAACGAAATTAGTAAAACAATTACAAAAACATACCAACACAAAAACACCTGTTGCTTGGGATACAGAAACAACAGATCTTGAACCACGCGATGCGCAACTTGTAGGAATTGGTTGCTGCTGGGGAAGCGAACTCGATGCGATCGCATATATTCCCCTGGGTCACACAGCAGGAGATAATTTAGATACTGCAACGGTATTATCGGCATTACGCCCGATTTTAGAAAGCGCAGAATATCCGAAAGCGTTGCAAAACGCTAAATTTGACAGGCTAGTATTGCGGTGTCAGGGAATTCATCTTAGAGGTGTCGTGTTCGATCCGATGCTAGCAAGCTATGTTTTAGATCCTGATACGAGTCATAATTTGAGCGATCTAGCGCAGCGCTATTTGGGTTTGACATCAAAAAGCTATGCTGAGTTAGTACCGAAAGGAAAAAATATTGCAGATTTAGACATTCCTACTGTTGCAGACTACTGCGGTATGGATGTTTATGCAACTTATGGATTAGTAACCAAGCTACGCGCAGAACTAGATAAAATTCCAGTATTACACAAGTTATTACTCGAAGTCGAACAGCCGCTTGAACCTGTTTTAGCCGAGATGGAATATACAGGAATTCACATCAATACGGCGTATCTGCAAGATTTTTCTAAACAACTTGAAAAAGACTTAGCAGCAATTGAAGAACAAATTTATGCAGTTGCAGAAGAGAAGTTTAACTTAGGTTCGCCAAAAAAGTTAGGTGAACTGTTATTTGATAAGTTGAATTTAGACCGGAGAAAGTCACGAAAAATTCAAACAGGTTATTCAACTGATGCAGCAACATTAGAAAAGTTGCGCGACGATCATCCGATAGTAGAAGCGATTTTAGAGTATCGCACTTTATCTAAATTAAAGTCAACGTATGTCGATGCGCTACCTGCATTAGTGCGCCCAGATACGCAGCGAGTGCATACAAGTTTCAATCAAACTGCAACTTCAACAGGGCGATTATCTTCTTCTAACCCAAACTTACAAAATATCCCGATTCGTACAGCCTTTAGTCGGCAAATCCGCAAAGCGTTTATTCCTGAATCTGGGTGGATATTAGTAGCAGCGGATTATTCGCAAATTGAGTTACGAATTCTCGCGCATTTGTCGCAAGAACCTATCTTAGTAAAAGCGTATCAAAACAATGAAGATATTCATACTGTAACCGCGCGATTATTGTTTGAAAAAGATGCGGTAACTTCTGAAGAACGCCGCTTAGCTAAAACAATTAACTTCGGTGTCATTTATGGTATGGGGGCGCAGCGATTTGCTAGAGAAACAAAGATGAAAGCTGCGGATGGTAAGGTGTTTATTGAAAGGTTTAACCAGCAATATCCGTTAGTCTTTGAATACTTGCGGCGGATGGAACAAGAAGCCATAGCCTATGGTTATGTACAGACAATTTTAGGACGACGGCGGTATTTTAATTTCACAAGCGATCGCTTACGCAAGTTACGCAACCTCAAACCTGAAGATATTAACCTTGATGAAATTCGCGGTTTAACTGCAAATGATGCTGGGCTACTCCGCGCGGCGGCTAATGCACCGATTCAAGGTTCGAGTGCGGATATTATTAAAATTGCGATGGCGCAACTGCACGAACTATTGCAAAATTACCAAGCGCGATTGCTACTGCAAGTTCATGATGAATTGGTGTTTGAAGTTCCGCAAGACGAGTGGGAAGAATTACAGCCAAAAATTCGCTCAACAATGGAATCTGCGGTGTCGTTAAGTGTACCGTTACTTGTCGAAGTGCGTGCGGGTGAAAACTGGATGGAAGTTAAGTAG
- a CDS encoding ArsB/NhaD family transporter yields the protein MASWQAIFSSIIFISVIVLIMTEKMHLTIAAFLGALLLVFANIMTLAEAVTYIARSYSTLALFFGVMVLVRAFEPTKVFDYLATQIVILAKGQGKRLLLGIVAITTPICAVLPNATTVMLLAPLIPPIAEDVGVNFVPLLILMVFVANSAGLLTLVGDPATFIVGDAVNISFIDYLGRLSLGGIIAVGAIVFMLPYLFPKIWRKKLDSLEQLPHPQINHPRVLTLGIVLIAFVLLFFAIGEMLPIPISPAAVALLGAALALLLSHHSKIETVNHILRDVDWSTLIFFMCIFVIIGGLEKTGVVSSISGVLAFILGRNIALGSLVLLFLVGILSSVVPNIPLVVAMVPLLKEYVVNVGLATPEILQPGFHGELPPEVLPLFYAMMFGATLGGNGTLVGASSNIVAAGIAEQHGRRISFHTFLHYGIPVMIVQLIAAALFISIRFLIFG from the coding sequence ATGGCAAGCTGGCAAGCAATATTTAGCTCAATAATATTTATTAGTGTAATTGTCTTAATTATGACAGAAAAAATGCACCTAACTATTGCAGCGTTTTTAGGTGCATTGCTGCTAGTTTTTGCCAACATCATGACATTGGCAGAAGCTGTTACTTATATTGCCAGAAGCTACTCAACACTAGCATTATTTTTTGGAGTAATGGTATTAGTCAGAGCTTTTGAACCAACAAAAGTATTTGACTATCTCGCTACTCAAATAGTTATCTTAGCTAAAGGACAAGGTAAACGTCTTCTACTCGGAATCGTTGCAATTACAACTCCTATTTGTGCAGTATTACCGAATGCTACGACGGTGATGCTACTAGCACCGCTGATTCCTCCAATTGCTGAGGATGTAGGAGTTAATTTTGTTCCTTTGTTGATTTTGATGGTATTTGTTGCGAATAGTGCGGGTTTATTAACGTTGGTAGGAGATCCAGCAACATTTATTGTTGGCGATGCGGTGAATATTAGCTTTATAGATTACTTAGGACGCTTGAGCTTAGGAGGAATTATTGCAGTAGGAGCAATCGTATTTATGCTACCTTATTTATTTCCTAAAATTTGGCGGAAAAAGTTGGATAGCTTAGAGCAGTTACCGCATCCTCAGATTAATCATCCCCGCGTTTTAACTTTAGGAATTGTTCTTATAGCCTTTGTACTACTATTCTTTGCTATCGGAGAAATGCTCCCAATTCCAATTTCGCCTGCGGCAGTAGCATTATTGGGAGCCGCGTTAGCTTTACTCCTTTCACATCATAGCAAAATTGAGACAGTTAATCATATTTTAAGGGACGTAGATTGGAGTACTTTAATATTTTTCATGTGTATATTTGTCATAATTGGAGGCTTAGAAAAAACAGGGGTCGTTAGTAGTATATCTGGAGTTTTAGCATTTATTTTGGGTAGAAACATTGCTTTGGGCTCACTGGTTCTATTATTTTTAGTAGGAATTTTATCGAGTGTAGTCCCAAATATTCCGCTGGTTGTTGCAATGGTGCCATTGCTTAAAGAATATGTCGTTAATGTAGGATTAGCAACACCAGAAATATTACAGCCAGGCTTTCATGGTGAGTTACCGCCCGAAGTTTTGCCATTATTTTATGCGATGATGTTTGGTGCGACGCTTGGTGGAAATGGGACGTTAGTTGGGGCTTCTTCTAATATCGTTGCAGCAGGGATTGCGGAACAGCATGGGCGACGCATTTCATTTCATACTTTTTTGCATTATGGTATTCCAGTGATGATTGTGCAGTTGATCGCGGCTGCATTATTTATTTCGATTCGCTTTTTGATTTTTGGATAA
- a CDS encoding ATP-binding cassette domain-containing protein gives MKSTSYQTQHYEQIFNRNGFLEVENLVKSYPTSDGGEFVVLDGINLTINEDEFISVIGHSGCGKSTLLKIVAGLEKPTYGSVRLDGREIRKPGAKFATMHSTS, from the coding sequence ATGAAATCCACTTCTTATCAAACTCAGCATTACGAACAAATTTTCAATCGTAATGGATTTTTGGAAGTTGAAAACTTAGTGAAGTCTTATCCTACATCTGATGGAGGTGAATTTGTTGTTCTTGACGGTATTAATCTAACAATCAATGAAGATGAATTTATTTCAGTCATCGGTCACTCTGGTTGTGGTAAATCAACACTTTTAAAAATCGTTGCTGGATTAGAAAAACCGACTTATGGCTCTGTACGTCTTGATGGCAGAGAAATACGTAAACCTGGTGCTAAATTCGCAACCATGCACTCAACTTCCTAG
- a CDS encoding sensor histidine kinase, which produces MLHCAVLDAAKMFDFSQILLDKSDTIIENWVEVVRRDRQIESTEGMCYTAIRNHVPYVLKAMATVLSKTTEDDLQTLIEASLVHGIHRAEEGFDPLEIAREYRLLRRAIFLALEPELQQVSSTEVIRVFRLVDAVVDDAIARCFQSYVDERLRELQQLQSQLTLHNQELTRLIRANQENLSHLAHELKNPLTSIIGYSDLFIRLQNKTEVKDNFKNIEHIERVLRNGRHLLRLINDALEISRYEAGKMTLHPAPTDACVIIKDVLDMLQPMAQEKNLQIAVDLANAPKQVITDALRFQQIVTNLVSNAIRYTFAGSITVKCYALEDKWAIAVTDTGIGIAPEDQPRIFDPYYRVGDIPKSHLPDSTGLGLAIVTRLVKLLQGEIKLVSQLGIGSTFTVILPMEVNEGSEVGDQRSASK; this is translated from the coding sequence TTGCTTCATTGCGCTGTTCTAGATGCTGCCAAAATGTTTGATTTTAGCCAGATATTGCTTGATAAAAGTGACACAATTATCGAAAACTGGGTAGAAGTTGTACGCCGAGATCGGCAGATTGAAAGTACTGAAGGTATGTGCTACACAGCAATACGCAATCACGTACCTTATGTCCTCAAAGCTATGGCGACAGTGCTATCAAAAACGACAGAGGATGATCTTCAAACCCTGATTGAGGCAAGTTTAGTACACGGCATTCACCGTGCGGAAGAAGGTTTTGACCCACTGGAAATTGCCCGCGAGTATCGTTTACTAAGACGAGCAATATTCTTAGCCTTAGAACCAGAATTACAGCAAGTCTCGTCAACAGAAGTGATTCGAGTTTTTCGCCTTGTCGATGCAGTCGTTGATGATGCGATCGCGCGTTGTTTTCAAAGTTATGTAGATGAGCGCCTACGCGAATTACAGCAACTTCAATCGCAGTTAACACTACACAATCAAGAACTGACACGCTTAATTCGGGCAAATCAAGAAAATCTCTCACACCTTGCGCATGAACTCAAAAATCCTTTAACTTCAATTATTGGTTATTCCGACTTATTTATCCGCCTACAAAACAAAACCGAAGTCAAAGACAACTTCAAAAATATCGAACATATCGAGCGCGTATTGCGTAACGGTAGACATTTGCTGCGCCTAATTAATGATGCGCTAGAAATATCGCGGTATGAAGCAGGGAAAATGACGCTGCATCCTGCACCTACTGACGCGTGCGTTATTATCAAAGACGTGCTAGATATGCTACAACCGATGGCGCAAGAAAAAAACTTGCAGATCGCTGTAGACTTAGCAAACGCTCCGAAACAAGTCATCACAGACGCGTTACGTTTTCAGCAAATTGTCACAAATCTAGTGAGTAATGCAATTCGTTACACTTTCGCAGGCAGCATAACGGTAAAATGTTATGCATTAGAAGACAAATGGGCGATCGCTGTCACTGATACCGGAATTGGTATCGCCCCCGAAGATCAACCAAGAATTTTTGACCCCTACTACCGCGTTGGCGACATTCCAAAATCGCACCTCCCAGACAGCACTGGGTTAGGACTCGCAATCGTTACTCGCTTAGTTAAACTTTTGCAAGGTGAAATCAAACTTGTTTCCCAACTTGGAATCGGTTCAACATTCACGGTAATCTTACCAATGGAAGTTAATGAGGGGTCAGAAGTCGGGGATCAGAGATCAGCGTCAAAATAG